The following proteins are encoded in a genomic region of Fundidesulfovibrio soli:
- a CDS encoding FlgO family outer membrane protein, which produces MRYAALLILLSISACAPMANGEMASLIPSFGGDKPDMNEYYPQTARIIADELDAQLAPRLGVGQSTTRGLQWLIVTTPSDLNNMGQATPLSRALAEELGSAMTAKGYYVQEIRKTSEVVFNKAQGEFMLSRDVRQLATKQFQSTLVLTGTYVSSPYGVRFNIEVLDARNNDVLAKSSKVIPMSRPVAYLNQSRTPGQSNVRPTVVTTPGTDTSADPYMEPQGDWRTTRQKVPNFLLP; this is translated from the coding sequence ATGAGATACGCCGCCCTGCTCATCCTGCTCTCCATCAGCGCCTGCGCTCCCATGGCCAACGGCGAGATGGCCTCGCTCATCCCCTCCTTCGGCGGGGACAAGCCGGACATGAACGAATACTACCCCCAGACCGCCCGCATCATCGCCGACGAACTCGACGCGCAGCTGGCGCCTCGCCTTGGGGTGGGCCAGTCCACCACGCGGGGCCTGCAATGGCTCATCGTCACCACCCCGTCCGATCTGAACAACATGGGCCAGGCCACCCCGCTCTCCAGGGCCCTCGCGGAGGAGCTGGGCTCGGCCATGACCGCCAAGGGCTATTACGTGCAGGAGATCAGGAAGACGTCCGAAGTGGTCTTCAACAAGGCCCAGGGCGAATTCATGCTTTCCCGAGACGTGCGCCAGCTGGCCACCAAGCAGTTCCAGAGCACCCTGGTGCTCACCGGGACCTACGTGAGCAGCCCCTACGGCGTGCGCTTCAACATCGAGGTGCTGGACGCCCGCAACAACGATGTGCTGGCCAAGTCCAGCAAGGTCATCCCCATGAGCCGCCCCGTGGCCTACCTGAACCAGAGCCGGACGCCCGGCCAGAGCAACGTGCGGCCCACCGTGGTCACCACGCCCGGCACGGACACCAGCGCGGACCCGTATATGGAACCGCAGGGCGACTGGCGCACCACCCGACAGAAGGTGCCCAACTTCCTGCTGCCCTAA
- a CDS encoding cation:proton antiporter gives MDISLLSDLVLILAMSVGVMFVCLKMGLPPIVGFLVAGVVCGPGGFKLVGSVHQVEMMAEIGVILLLFSIGVELSASELMRLKRPVFMGGSIQIGLTIAMFALLSVAVGFGFKKAVFLGFLAALSSTAIVLKQLQTRAELESPHGRVALAILIFQDLAIVPMMLLTPFLGSTGGDLVSSLGMMLLKGGAVIALVLLLARYVVPRLFLAVARARSRELFLMASIVFCLSVAMLTAGVGLSLSLGAFLAGLMLSESEYAQNALEGVLPFKDVFTSLFFVSVGMLVDVSFLLQYPLMVLGAAVAVILLKSVAAGGAVMSLGYPLRTAILGGLGLAQVGEFSFVLVKVGVQEELITGFGYQLFLASSVITMAVTPWLIQLAPVVANRVCGAPKAKAGKAHDETELTDHLIIAGFGPGGRQIANAAKRAGIPYLILEMNIDTVKRERKAGETIRYGDASYPAVLEHAGIHRARVMVIVVSDPTAVRRMVGTARGMNQNLRIIVRTRFVGETEELLRVGACEVVPEEFETSIEIFTRVLVEYLVPNQMIERFILEARGKNYRMLRTPDLPTDGQKLMTPQLSGMDLAVFSVEEGSPVQGKSLMEANIRKEHALTVVAVDRAGKMHMNPDGEFTLEAGDLTYVFGSQEDVVDKSWLFKTA, from the coding sequence ATGGATATATCGTTGCTTTCCGACCTTGTATTGATTCTTGCCATGAGCGTGGGCGTCATGTTCGTCTGCCTGAAGATGGGGCTGCCTCCCATCGTAGGCTTCCTTGTGGCGGGTGTGGTCTGCGGCCCTGGCGGCTTCAAGCTGGTGGGCTCCGTGCACCAGGTCGAAATGATGGCGGAAATCGGCGTGATCCTGCTGCTGTTCTCCATCGGCGTGGAGCTTTCGGCCTCTGAACTCATGCGCCTCAAGCGCCCGGTGTTCATGGGCGGCTCCATACAAATTGGGCTGACCATCGCCATGTTCGCGCTGCTCAGCGTGGCCGTGGGCTTCGGGTTCAAGAAGGCTGTGTTCCTGGGTTTCCTGGCCGCGCTGTCCTCCACGGCCATCGTGCTCAAGCAGCTCCAGACCCGCGCCGAGCTGGAGAGCCCCCACGGCAGAGTGGCCCTGGCCATCCTGATCTTCCAGGATTTGGCCATCGTGCCCATGATGCTGCTCACGCCCTTTCTGGGCAGCACGGGGGGCGACCTGGTCAGCTCCCTGGGCATGATGCTGCTCAAGGGCGGCGCGGTGATCGCCCTGGTGCTGTTGCTGGCGCGGTACGTGGTGCCCAGGCTGTTCCTGGCCGTGGCCAGGGCGCGCAGCCGGGAGCTGTTCCTGATGGCCTCCATCGTGTTCTGCCTCTCCGTGGCCATGCTCACGGCGGGAGTGGGGCTGTCGCTCTCGCTGGGCGCCTTTCTGGCCGGCCTGATGCTCTCCGAGTCCGAGTACGCCCAGAACGCCCTGGAGGGCGTGCTGCCCTTCAAGGACGTGTTCACAAGCCTGTTCTTCGTTTCCGTGGGCATGCTGGTGGACGTGAGCTTCCTGCTGCAATACCCGCTGATGGTGCTCGGCGCGGCTGTGGCGGTCATCCTGCTGAAGTCCGTGGCCGCGGGCGGGGCGGTCATGTCCCTGGGCTACCCCCTGCGCACGGCGATCCTGGGCGGTTTGGGGCTGGCCCAGGTGGGCGAGTTCTCCTTCGTGCTGGTCAAGGTGGGCGTGCAGGAGGAGCTCATCACCGGGTTCGGCTACCAGCTCTTCCTGGCCTCCAGTGTCATCACCATGGCGGTGACGCCCTGGCTGATCCAACTGGCCCCGGTGGTGGCCAACCGCGTTTGCGGCGCGCCCAAGGCCAAGGCCGGAAAAGCCCACGACGAGACGGAACTCACAGATCACCTCATCATCGCCGGTTTCGGGCCGGGAGGCCGCCAGATAGCCAACGCGGCCAAGCGGGCGGGTATTCCCTATCTGATTCTGGAGATGAACATCGACACCGTGAAGCGCGAGCGCAAGGCCGGGGAGACCATCCGCTACGGGGACGCCTCCTATCCGGCGGTGCTGGAGCATGCGGGCATCCACAGGGCGCGCGTGATGGTGATCGTGGTCTCGGACCCGACGGCGGTGCGGCGCATGGTGGGCACTGCCCGAGGGATGAACCAGAATCTGCGCATCATCGTGCGCACCCGTTTCGTGGGCGAAACCGAGGAACTGCTGCGCGTAGGGGCTTGCGAGGTGGTGCCCGAGGAGTTCGAGACCTCCATCGAGATATTCACCCGCGTGCTGGTGGAATACCTGGTGCCCAACCAGATGATCGAGCGCTTCATATTGGAGGCGCGGGGCAAGAACTACCGGATGCTGCGCACCCCGGACCTGCCCACGGACGGCCAGAAGCTCATGACCCCGCAGCTCTCCGGCATGGATCTGGCCGTGTTCAGTGTGGAGGAAGGGTCGCCGGTGCAGGGCAAGTCCCTGATGGAGGCCAACATCCGCAAGGAGCACGCGCTGACCGTGGTGGCCGTGGACCGCGCGGGGAAGATGCACATGAACCCCGACGGGGAATTCACGCTGGAAGCGGGCGACCTGACGTACGTGTTCGGCAGCCAGGAGGACGTGGTGGACAAGTCCTGGCTGTTCAAGACGGCGTAG
- a CDS encoding FAD-binding and (Fe-S)-binding domain-containing protein, translating to MPQTDDCNRLPGNYQEFHDRVAVFIPQERIFCGPFTNLAYGDDASFYRLVPKIVLKLRTPEEVSQVLSDASALKVPVTFRTAGTSLSGQAVTDSVLIYLAGAWKGLHIHDEADFISLEPGVIGAEANFQLAPFNKKIGPDPASINAAMIGGIAANNASGMCCGTAENSYKTVESMKLIFVDGTTLDTADPRSRDAFLDGHPALVRELEAIRDEIAADPALMERIRRKFKIKNTTGYGLNSFVDFHDPIDILLHLMVGSEGTLAFISEVTYRTVPEHPHKASAMLYYKDIFSACQATIKLKKGPVSAVELMDRASLRSVEDKPGMPAFLKGLSDEAAAILVETRAPEKQELLSNIEAIQALVADIPTVHPITFMDAREDYEKLWNIRKGLFPSVGGARTPGTTVVIEDVVFPIESLALGTVELQQLMHKHGFPEGIIFGHALEGNLHFVFCPDFSKPVMVDNYQKLMEEVAEMVVGRYDGSLKGEHGTGRNMAPFVEMEWGRQAYAAMVRLKNAFDPENLLNPGVIINDNPHVYLENLKPMPAVNEIIDRCIECGFCEPVCPSRSITTTPRQRIALQRNMVRLRNSHDDALMKRFWEEYAYFGEQTCAADGLCSTVCPVAIDTGKFTKELRASQTTPRSRKIAQGVADNFGCVLRGLRMGLKVVNALHGVLGTWLMGQLAESVRDLSGDRIPLWTKWMPKGITPPPFKDTTGQPEREVVYFPSCVVRSMGPAKADPDQRAVYEAMLSVLRKAGYGVRFPQNLDELCCGMAFESKGFFDQADQKVRALEAELRRVSDNGRIPILCDTSPCLYTMRRKIEPDLTLLEPVEFIHDHLMDKLRFTPLPDSVAIHVTCSSVKMGLTAKFKAVAQACAGNVTLPRGINCCGFAGDRGFNIPELNEAALDGLNEALPPDVTGGYSNSRTCEIGLSKKSDIAYQSIVYLVDRATAPLK from the coding sequence ATGCCCCAGACCGACGATTGCAACCGCCTGCCAGGAAACTATCAGGAATTTCACGACCGCGTAGCGGTCTTCATCCCGCAGGAGCGCATCTTCTGCGGCCCATTCACCAATCTGGCCTACGGTGACGACGCCAGCTTCTACAGGCTGGTGCCCAAGATCGTGCTCAAGCTCCGCACCCCGGAGGAAGTCTCCCAGGTGCTGTCCGATGCCAGCGCCCTCAAGGTGCCCGTGACCTTCCGCACGGCCGGGACGAGCCTCTCCGGCCAGGCCGTCACGGACTCGGTGCTCATCTACCTCGCGGGGGCCTGGAAGGGCCTGCACATTCATGACGAGGCGGACTTCATCAGCCTGGAGCCCGGCGTCATCGGGGCCGAGGCCAACTTCCAGCTGGCGCCGTTCAACAAGAAGATCGGGCCGGACCCGGCCTCCATCAACGCGGCCATGATCGGCGGCATCGCGGCCAACAACGCCTCGGGCATGTGCTGCGGCACCGCCGAGAACAGCTACAAGACCGTGGAGTCCATGAAGCTCATCTTCGTGGACGGCACCACCCTGGACACCGCCGACCCGCGCTCCCGCGACGCCTTCCTGGACGGACACCCCGCACTGGTGCGCGAGCTGGAGGCCATCCGCGACGAGATCGCCGCCGACCCGGCCCTCATGGAGCGCATCCGCCGCAAGTTCAAGATCAAGAACACCACGGGCTACGGCCTGAACTCCTTCGTGGACTTCCACGACCCCATCGACATCCTGCTGCACCTGATGGTGGGCTCCGAGGGCACCCTGGCCTTCATCTCCGAGGTGACCTACCGCACCGTGCCCGAGCACCCGCACAAGGCCTCGGCCATGCTCTACTACAAGGACATCTTCAGCGCCTGCCAGGCCACCATCAAGCTCAAGAAGGGCCCGGTCTCCGCGGTGGAACTCATGGACAGGGCCTCCCTGCGCTCCGTGGAGGACAAGCCCGGCATGCCCGCCTTCCTCAAAGGGCTGAGCGATGAAGCGGCGGCCATCCTGGTGGAGACCCGCGCGCCCGAAAAGCAGGAGCTGCTCTCCAACATCGAGGCCATCCAGGCCCTGGTGGCGGACATCCCCACCGTGCACCCCATCACCTTCATGGACGCCCGGGAGGACTACGAGAAGCTCTGGAACATCCGCAAGGGCCTGTTCCCCTCGGTGGGCGGCGCGCGCACCCCGGGCACCACCGTGGTCATCGAGGACGTGGTCTTCCCCATCGAGTCCCTGGCCCTCGGCACGGTGGAGCTGCAGCAGCTCATGCACAAGCACGGCTTCCCCGAGGGCATCATCTTCGGCCACGCCCTGGAGGGCAACCTGCACTTCGTCTTCTGCCCGGACTTCAGCAAGCCCGTCATGGTGGACAACTACCAGAAGCTCATGGAGGAAGTGGCCGAGATGGTGGTGGGCCGCTACGACGGTTCGCTCAAGGGCGAGCACGGCACCGGCCGCAACATGGCCCCCTTCGTCGAGATGGAGTGGGGCAGGCAGGCCTACGCCGCCATGGTGCGCCTGAAGAATGCCTTCGACCCGGAGAACCTGCTCAACCCCGGCGTCATCATCAACGACAACCCCCATGTGTACCTTGAGAATCTCAAGCCCATGCCCGCGGTCAACGAAATCATCGACCGCTGCATCGAGTGCGGCTTCTGCGAGCCCGTCTGCCCCTCCAGGAGCATCACCACCACCCCGCGCCAGCGCATCGCCCTGCAACGCAACATGGTGCGCCTCCGCAACTCCCACGATGACGCCCTCATGAAGCGTTTCTGGGAGGAGTACGCCTACTTCGGCGAGCAGACCTGCGCGGCGGACGGGCTCTGCTCAACGGTGTGCCCCGTGGCCATCGACACGGGCAAGTTCACCAAGGAGCTCCGCGCCAGCCAGACCACGCCACGGTCCAGGAAAATAGCCCAGGGCGTGGCGGACAACTTCGGCTGCGTGCTGCGCGGATTGCGCATGGGCCTCAAGGTGGTCAACGCCCTGCACGGGGTGCTGGGCACCTGGCTCATGGGGCAGCTGGCCGAGTCCGTGCGGGATCTCTCCGGCGACCGCATCCCGCTGTGGACCAAGTGGATGCCCAAGGGCATCACGCCCCCGCCCTTCAAGGACACCACCGGCCAGCCCGAGCGCGAGGTGGTCTACTTCCCCAGCTGCGTTGTCAGGTCCATGGGCCCGGCCAAGGCCGACCCGGACCAGCGCGCCGTGTACGAGGCCATGCTCTCGGTGCTGCGCAAGGCCGGGTACGGCGTGCGTTTCCCTCAAAATCTGGATGAGCTTTGTTGCGGCATGGCGTTCGAATCGAAGGGCTTTTTCGACCAGGCCGACCAGAAGGTCCGCGCCCTGGAGGCGGAGCTGCGCCGCGTGAGCGACAACGGGCGCATCCCCATCCTCTGCGACACCAGCCCCTGCCTCTACACCATGCGCCGCAAGATCGAGCCGGACCTCACGCTGCTGGAGCCCGTGGAGTTCATCCACGACCACCTCATGGACAAACTGCGCTTCACACCCTTGCCGGACTCGGTGGCCATCCACGTGACCTGCAGCTCGGTGAAGATGGGGCTCACGGCCAAGTTCAAGGCCGTGGCCCAGGCCTGCGCAGGCAACGTGACCCTGCCGCGCGGCATCAACTGCTGCGGCTTCGCGGGCGACCGGGGCTTCAACATCCCCGAGCTCAACGAGGCCGCCTTGGATGGCCTGAACGAGGCCCTGCCGCCCGACGTCACCGGGGGCTATTCCAACAGCCGCACCTGCGAGATTGGCCTCTCCAAAAAGAGCGACATCGCCTACCAGTCCATCGTCTATCTGGTGGATCGCGCCACCGCGCCCCTGAAATAG
- a CDS encoding 4Fe-4S dicluster domain-containing protein, protein MSNYIIIQDADKCGHCEVCVAKCMKSNHFPARVRMADVVSPHHTKVGTHHFAFLSCHHCENPLCVAACPHGAMQRTETGVVRVSEENCHGCASCAHACPWHVPRVLGDTPTVKCNLCDGRAALGETPECVHTCPHGALRLVRVQQLSREGREEYAQKFMLRNFLKGQNIEG, encoded by the coding sequence ATGAGCAACTACATCATCATTCAGGACGCGGACAAATGCGGTCATTGCGAGGTCTGCGTGGCCAAGTGCATGAAGTCGAACCACTTTCCTGCGCGTGTGCGCATGGCCGACGTGGTGTCGCCGCACCACACGAAGGTCGGCACGCACCATTTCGCCTTCCTTTCCTGCCACCATTGCGAGAACCCCTTGTGCGTCGCGGCATGTCCGCACGGGGCCATGCAACGCACCGAGACGGGCGTTGTGCGGGTCTCGGAGGAGAATTGCCACGGCTGCGCCAGCTGCGCCCATGCCTGCCCCTGGCACGTGCCCAGGGTGCTCGGGGACACCCCGACCGTGAAGTGCAACCTCTGCGACGGCAGGGCGGCATTGGGAGAGACCCCTGAATGTGTCCATACCTGTCCTCACGGGGCGCTGCGCCTGGTCCGCGTGCAGCAGCTCTCCCGCGAGGGCAGGGAGGAGTACGCGCAGAAGTTCATGCTGCGCAACTTCCTCAAGGGCCAGAACATCGAGGGCTGA
- the lon gene encoding endopeptidase La, with amino-acid sequence MTSFFSDDQPRRMERLRLPVMSLREVVMFPRSIVPLFVGREASIKAIENAVSSYDKKIFLVAQRAPETEKPQPDDLFRVGTVSKILQMLRLPDGTIKVLFEGLYRAEWDDDGMEGFEDDFPTARVTRMQEDDGEGSEAEALVRTAHEAMEHYGRINKKLAPETILAINAQTAPGRLADAVMPHLKVDYIKKQEILEQLDPNKRLEEAFALLQGEIEISSIEKKIKSRVKQQMEKNQREYYLNEQLKAIHKEMGRDEDPLAEVAEFEQRLAEKDMPEEAREKALRELKKMKHTPPSSAEYTVVRNYVEWILDLPWNVLQPVDIDVAKAKEILDADHYGLEKPKERILEYLAVQSLVEQLKGPILCLVGPPGVGKTSLAKSIARAMGREFVRLSLGGVRDEAEIRGHRRTYVGALPGKIIQSLKRVKYNNPVFCLDEVDKMSTDFRGDPSAALLEVLDPEQNSSFGDHYLDLDYDLSKIFFITTANALHTIPLPLQDRMEIIRIPGYLETEKLSIAKQYLAPKKIKENGLKPENVTITEEAILEVIRRYTREAGVRNVERELASLCRKTARKLVEGGDREANFTITDKELPELLGVPKFRHGEMEEEPQVGVSTGLAYTDVGGEMLLVETALMPGSGKVEITGKLGDVMQESARAALSYIRSRSATFGLKPDFHKEIDIHIHVPEGATPKDGPSAGITLATAMVSALLNMPVRNDLAMTGEITLRGRVLPIGGLREKLLAAHRGLIKKVLIPEENAKDLKDVPEAILNGLEIVEVKHMDQVLEQAILCNDATKLFCGRDEGVQPLALSLLKAQFQDLTRH; translated from the coding sequence ATGACCAGCTTTTTCTCCGATGACCAGCCCCGTCGCATGGAGCGCCTTCGCCTTCCGGTGATGAGCCTGCGCGAGGTGGTCATGTTCCCCCGCTCCATCGTGCCCTTGTTCGTGGGCCGGGAGGCCTCCATCAAGGCGATCGAGAACGCCGTATCGAGCTACGACAAGAAGATCTTCCTGGTGGCGCAGCGCGCCCCCGAAACCGAAAAGCCCCAGCCGGACGACCTGTTCCGCGTGGGCACCGTGAGCAAGATCCTCCAGATGCTGCGCCTGCCGGACGGCACCATCAAGGTGCTCTTCGAGGGCCTGTACCGCGCCGAGTGGGACGATGACGGCATGGAGGGCTTCGAGGACGACTTCCCCACCGCCCGCGTCACCCGCATGCAGGAGGACGACGGCGAAGGCAGCGAGGCCGAGGCCCTGGTGCGCACCGCCCACGAGGCCATGGAGCACTACGGGCGCATCAACAAGAAGCTGGCGCCCGAGACCATCCTGGCCATCAACGCCCAGACCGCGCCCGGCCGCCTGGCCGACGCCGTGATGCCCCACCTGAAGGTGGACTACATCAAGAAGCAGGAAATCCTCGAGCAGCTCGACCCCAACAAGCGCCTGGAAGAAGCCTTCGCCCTGCTGCAGGGCGAGATCGAGATCTCCTCCATCGAGAAGAAGATCAAGAGCCGCGTGAAGCAGCAGATGGAGAAGAACCAGCGCGAGTACTACCTCAACGAGCAGCTCAAGGCCATCCACAAGGAAATGGGCCGCGACGAGGACCCCCTGGCCGAAGTCGCGGAGTTCGAGCAGCGCCTGGCCGAGAAGGACATGCCCGAGGAAGCTCGGGAGAAGGCCCTGCGCGAACTCAAGAAGATGAAGCATACCCCGCCCTCCTCGGCGGAGTACACCGTGGTGCGCAACTACGTGGAATGGATCCTGGACCTGCCCTGGAACGTGCTCCAGCCCGTGGACATCGACGTGGCCAAGGCCAAGGAGATCCTCGACGCGGACCACTACGGCCTGGAGAAGCCCAAGGAGCGCATCCTGGAGTACCTGGCCGTGCAGAGCCTGGTGGAGCAGCTCAAGGGCCCCATCCTCTGCCTGGTCGGCCCTCCCGGCGTGGGCAAGACCTCGCTGGCCAAGTCCATCGCCAGGGCCATGGGCCGCGAGTTCGTGCGCCTCTCCCTGGGCGGCGTGCGCGACGAGGCCGAGATCAGGGGCCACCGCCGCACCTACGTGGGCGCGCTGCCCGGCAAGATCATCCAGTCGCTCAAGCGGGTGAAGTACAACAACCCCGTGTTCTGCCTGGACGAGGTGGACAAGATGTCCACCGACTTCCGTGGCGACCCGTCCGCAGCGCTGCTGGAGGTGCTGGACCCCGAGCAGAACTCCTCCTTCGGGGACCACTATCTCGACCTGGACTACGACCTCTCCAAAATCTTCTTCATCACCACGGCCAACGCGCTGCACACCATCCCGCTGCCGCTGCAGGACCGCATGGAGATCATCCGCATCCCAGGCTACCTGGAGACGGAGAAGCTCTCCATCGCCAAGCAGTACCTGGCCCCCAAGAAGATCAAGGAGAACGGCCTCAAGCCCGAGAACGTGACCATCACCGAGGAGGCCATCCTCGAGGTCATCCGCCGCTACACCCGCGAGGCGGGCGTGCGCAACGTGGAGCGCGAGCTGGCTTCGCTGTGCCGAAAGACCGCGCGCAAGCTGGTGGAAGGCGGCGACCGCGAGGCCAACTTCACCATCACGGACAAGGAGCTGCCCGAGCTGCTGGGCGTGCCCAAGTTCCGCCACGGCGAGATGGAGGAGGAGCCCCAGGTGGGCGTCTCCACCGGCCTGGCCTACACCGACGTGGGCGGCGAGATGCTCCTGGTGGAGACGGCGCTGATGCCCGGCTCCGGCAAGGTGGAGATCACCGGCAAGCTGGGCGACGTGATGCAGGAGTCGGCCCGGGCCGCGCTCTCCTACATCCGCTCCCGCTCGGCGACCTTCGGGCTCAAGCCGGACTTCCACAAGGAGATCGACATCCACATCCACGTGCCCGAGGGCGCCACGCCCAAGGACGGCCCTTCCGCGGGCATCACGCTGGCCACGGCCATGGTCTCGGCCCTGCTCAACATGCCCGTCCGCAACGACCTGGCCATGACCGGCGAGATCACCCTGCGCGGGCGCGTGCTGCCCATCGGCGGCCTGCGCGAGAAGCTCCTGGCCGCGCACAGGGGCCTGATCAAGAAGGTGCTCATCCCCGAGGAGAACGCCAAGGACTTGAAGGACGTGCCCGAGGCCATCCTGAACGGGCTGGAGATCGTGGAGGTCAAGCACATGGACCAGGTGCTCGAGCAGGCCATCCTCTGCAACGACGCCACCAAGCTGTTCTGCGGCAGGGACGAGGGCGTGCAGCCGCTGGCGCTGAGCCTGCTCAAGGCCCAGTTCCAGGATTTGACCCGCCACTAG
- a CDS encoding papain-like cysteine protease family protein, whose protein sequence is MKYLRLLFLLCLLVMFVGCGVEHSGNSGRIPVVSLATKVYSYNQFPGQRERCVPNDKVIGLALGGRTLLRQLEPNLFYVGSDAKKIKYVPQKPGASDCWSACLSTVILAEYGDKTSDPYAIKTLNSLSDVTDAGSPFDVYWSMLTSSKDVRLSSPASATQIISALSENHMLLAGRRQSGTNVGHVVLVVGATFSVGHSAGTGFVPFFHDFVVIDPAEGLIKPVDAVSFIEKLDFVASYDKKTNEFYPLGFLNQIFGSIEAASFCRKSSGL, encoded by the coding sequence ATGAAATATTTACGACTTCTCTTCTTATTATGTTTGCTTGTCATGTTTGTTGGCTGCGGCGTAGAACATTCAGGTAATTCCGGGAGGATTCCTGTTGTTTCACTCGCAACAAAAGTCTATTCATATAATCAATTCCCAGGGCAAAGGGAAAGATGCGTTCCCAATGATAAAGTCATTGGCTTGGCGTTAGGTGGTAGGACTTTACTTAGGCAACTTGAACCGAATTTATTCTATGTGGGTTCTGATGCAAAAAAAATCAAATATGTTCCACAGAAACCTGGCGCAAGTGACTGTTGGTCAGCGTGCCTATCGACAGTGATTCTTGCTGAATATGGTGATAAAACCTCCGATCCCTACGCTATTAAGACTTTAAATTCTTTGTCAGATGTAACAGATGCTGGTAGTCCGTTTGATGTTTATTGGTCAATGTTGACGTCATCTAAAGATGTAAGACTTTCAAGTCCTGCATCTGCTACGCAGATTATTTCTGCACTTTCCGAGAATCATATGCTGTTGGCTGGTAGGAGGCAGTCTGGAACAAACGTTGGGCATGTGGTTTTGGTTGTTGGGGCTACGTTCTCAGTCGGTCACTCTGCAGGCACCGGGTTTGTACCTTTTTTTCATGATTTTGTTGTGATCGATCCCGCTGAAGGGCTTATTAAACCTGTCGATGCTGTTAGCTTTATTGAAAAATTAGATTTTGTTGCAAGTTATGATAAAAAAACGAATGAATTTTACCCGTTAGGTTTTCTAAATCAAATTTTTGGATCTATCGAGGCTGCTTCATTTTGCCGGAAATCATCGGGCCTTTAG